The following coding sequences lie in one Komagataeibacter sucrofermentans DSM 15973 genomic window:
- a CDS encoding phage baseplate assembly protein V, which produces MTDTRMVAAGLAHAQAQPGFGLVSAVDPVNHAVKVMLQPAGVESGWVPCGALQAGSLRIACLPDIGAHVVTLPVEGDAEHMVMACPVFDAVLMPPTSPATGKPAQPGEMLIVAGCPTPPAANGATAQGQATQNAPWWHITKDAIYSGAGNATETLTATTKAWNVGSVGMTLDTNGLAVTGGPITTDKDMTAQGTVTGKTDVLAAGISGKGHTHSGVQPGSGSTGAPQ; this is translated from the coding sequence ATGACTGATACCCGCATGGTCGCCGCAGGCCTGGCGCATGCGCAGGCCCAACCCGGCTTCGGGCTGGTCAGCGCGGTGGACCCGGTCAATCATGCCGTCAAGGTAATGCTTCAGCCCGCCGGGGTGGAGAGTGGCTGGGTGCCCTGCGGCGCGCTGCAGGCAGGCAGCCTGCGTATTGCCTGCCTGCCCGATATTGGCGCGCATGTCGTAACCCTGCCAGTCGAAGGTGATGCCGAACACATGGTCATGGCCTGCCCGGTGTTTGACGCCGTGCTCATGCCCCCCACATCCCCCGCCACCGGCAAACCGGCCCAGCCCGGCGAGATGCTGATCGTGGCAGGCTGCCCCACGCCGCCCGCCGCCAATGGCGCGACGGCTCAGGGACAGGCCACGCAGAACGCGCCGTGGTGGCACATCACCAAGGATGCGATCTACAGTGGGGCAGGGAATGCCACCGAGACACTGACCGCTACAACCAAGGCATGGAACGTCGGGTCAGTCGGCATGACTCTCGACACCAATGGCCTCGCCGTGACCGGTGGCCCGATCACGACCGACAAGGACATGACCGCCCAGGGCACCGTAACCGGCAAGACGGACGTGCTCGCGGCGGGCATCTCGGGCAAGGGCCACACCCATAGCGGCGTGCAGCCGGGCAGCGGCTCGACGGGGGCACCGCAATGA
- a CDS encoding phage tail protein, translating into MSALSHTMGGDLDLSGTGGVAVVTGADQTRQALLRRLCTNARAYIWQPDYGAGLPARVGSVMDEAGVRALVLEQMQQEGGVDQTQPITVTISSPKAGAYLLAIAYTDADTGTVQELTLST; encoded by the coding sequence ATGAGCGCGCTCTCCCACACCATGGGCGGCGACCTTGACCTGTCGGGCACCGGCGGCGTGGCCGTGGTCACGGGCGCCGACCAGACAAGGCAGGCGCTGCTGCGCAGGCTGTGCACCAATGCCAGGGCCTATATCTGGCAGCCCGATTATGGGGCCGGACTGCCCGCGCGCGTGGGTAGCGTGATGGATGAGGCCGGTGTTCGCGCCCTGGTGCTCGAGCAGATGCAGCAAGAGGGCGGGGTGGACCAGACCCAGCCGATCACGGTCACGATCTCCAGCCCAAAGGCAGGGGCCTACCTGCTGGCCATTGCCTACACCGACGCTGACACCGGCACGGTGCAGGAACTCACACTGAGCACATGA
- a CDS encoding baseplate J/gp47 family protein yields MALTFQSFRTTLGNMVASAQGACPSLLDLNIGSPGRAMLEAVAGLGLWFQFIALQILSRTRLATSIGADADSFVQDFGLTRLPGTAATGTVTFTSFSPASQSATVPVGATVRTASSLVFTVVQDMTNPAWSAGAGAYVRPAGTGSITVPVECASTGATGNVAAGAICLLGTAISGIDTVTNTAALTNGSDGESDAALRTRFVSYINSRSKATVAAIENAVTDVSADLIYQVLENVDTSGAFLPGNVVVFVDDGSGDVSDSVIDAVYAAVDDVRPAAVSIQVVRPNIVRPPVAMTVSVGSTGDLATVQATISTNIATYLNGLAIGASASYSRLIQIAYAASTSVTNVTDVTLAGGTVDLPATTGTAYRAGTVSFG; encoded by the coding sequence TTGGCCCTAACCTTCCAATCCTTCCGGACCACGCTGGGCAATATGGTGGCGAGCGCGCAGGGGGCGTGCCCGTCGCTGCTTGACCTCAATATCGGCTCGCCCGGTCGCGCCATGCTCGAGGCCGTGGCGGGGCTGGGGCTGTGGTTCCAGTTCATCGCACTCCAGATCCTCTCGCGCACGCGACTGGCCACCTCCATCGGTGCGGATGCCGACAGCTTCGTGCAGGATTTTGGCCTCACGCGCCTGCCGGGCACGGCAGCGACCGGCACCGTCACCTTCACCTCGTTCTCGCCCGCCAGCCAGTCAGCCACGGTGCCGGTGGGGGCAACGGTGCGCACGGCGTCGAGCCTCGTATTCACCGTGGTGCAGGACATGACCAACCCGGCCTGGTCTGCAGGTGCGGGGGCTTACGTTCGGCCCGCGGGCACGGGTTCGATCACCGTGCCGGTGGAATGTGCCTCCACGGGGGCAACCGGCAACGTCGCGGCGGGCGCCATCTGCCTGTTGGGCACGGCCATATCGGGCATCGACACCGTGACCAACACCGCCGCCCTGACCAATGGCAGCGATGGCGAGAGCGATGCGGCGCTGCGCACGCGGTTCGTGTCCTACATCAACAGCCGCTCCAAGGCGACGGTGGCGGCCATCGAGAACGCGGTGACCGATGTTTCCGCCGACCTGATCTATCAGGTGCTCGAGAACGTGGACACGTCCGGCGCGTTCCTGCCCGGCAACGTGGTGGTGTTTGTCGATGATGGCTCGGGCGATGTGTCCGACAGCGTGATCGATGCGGTCTATGCGGCGGTGGATGACGTGCGGCCCGCTGCCGTGTCCATTCAGGTGGTGCGGCCCAACATTGTGCGCCCACCCGTGGCCATGACCGTCAGCGTGGGCAGCACCGGCGATCTCGCCACCGTGCAGGCCACCATCAGCACCAATATCGCAACCTACCTCAACGGCCTCGCCATCGGGGCTTCGGCCAGTTATTCGCGCCTGATCCAGATCGCCTATGCCGCCAGCACGTCGGTGACCAACGTGACCGATGTGACGCTGGCAGGCGGCACGGTGGACCTGCCCGCAACCACCGGCACAGCCTACCGGGCGGGGACGGTGAGCTTTGGCTGA